Proteins encoded in a region of the Diabrotica undecimpunctata isolate CICGRU chromosome 10, icDiaUnde3, whole genome shotgun sequence genome:
- the LOC140452181 gene encoding uncharacterized protein has product MLEAIGNEVQNVQQTDTNPGSPGNFNDISRSENVLHNDSVDNSTSRSDNLIPDDSPDKSTTGFKNLRPDNDQEMFQQSTSQNRSSRKNYTISPVNTDESDVDCSDIDPDYTYESSPKEGTSNALDTTVRSASPSSSPSLSEKENITESRPKGKKRCREPSKWKQNQAQTSRNSGKSYVSKKGRVIPERSLKPPCSDSCRLKCNQKINQEQRLKLLNSFWGIGDLHAQRAFVSSCTVDVTPKYKYTNAEQPRNPNKAFYFMVGEKIRVCKIFFKNTLDISERFVNTSLQKTDEHGFVQPDLRGRHSNHPKLSEELIQSIKDHINSIPRIESHYIRSDSSREYIEGSKTIAELYRDFTETQKALSKDTGKYCTYYDIFTREFNIGFHQPKKDQCDQCLQYANSNNEQKKSLQVLYDLHHEEKILCRNEKKEDRKLIHENNKVVVFDLQATLQSPQGSTSAFYYKSKLNSYNFTMAELTKKEERGKNLSYEKVHCYFWSECDAKRGAVEIGSCILNYLSQLSGGSDVTFFSDNCCGQQKNKYVASVYLYAVTNLNINKITHKFLIKGHSQNEGDNIHSLIEKDIKRNLKSGPIYIPAQYVTIIKGAKKTTPYFEVHELNYDFFTDVKALQEEWGYNFNINTLGESVVWNKIKVIECRKDQPFTLFYKLSYKDHQFFSINVRNKPRKKVLTINEIYLKKAYTQKAEISEIKKRHIKELISKNLIPSFYASFYDALVK; this is encoded by the exons ATGTTGGAGGCAATAGGGAACGAAGTTCAAAAT gtGCAGCAAACAGATACAAATCCGGGTTCCCCAGGAAATTTTAACGATATCAGCAGGTCTGAAAATGTATTGCATAACGATAGCGTAGATAACTCTACCAGCAGATCTGACAATCTCATACCTGATGATAGCCCAGATAAATCTACCACCGGGTTTAAAAATCTTAGACCTGACAACGATCAAGAGATG tttcaaCAAAGTACTAGCCAGAATCGTAGTTCAagaaaaaattatacaatttctCCAGTCAACACAGATGAAAGTGATGTGGATTGCAGTGACATTGATCCTGATTATACCTATGAAAGTTCACCCAAGGAAGGCACTTCGAATGCTTTAGATACTACCGTAAGAAGCGCCTCACCGTCGTCCTCACCATCTTTGTCTGAGAAAGAAAATATCACAGAAAGTCGTCCCAAAGGTAAGAAAAGATGTAGGGAGCCGTCAAAATGGAAACAAAATCAAGCTCAAACTTCAAGAAATTCTGGAAAAAGTTACGTGTCTAAAAAAGGCAGAGTAATACCTGAAAGATCATTAAAGCCCCCTTGTTCAGATAGTTGCAGATTAAAATGCAATCAAAAAATCAATCAAGAGCAAAGGCTTAAGTTGCTTAATTCATTTTGGGGGATAGGAGATCTTCACGCACAAAGAGCCTTTGTGAGCTCGTGTACCGTTGATGTTACCCCAAAATACAAATACACCAACGCCGAACAGCCCAGAAATCCTAACAAGGCTTTCTATTTTATGGTTGGTGAAAAAATTAGAGtctgtaaaattttttttaaaaatacattggaTATTTCAGAACGATTTGTGAACACTTCTTTACAAAAGACTGATGAACATGGTTTTGTCCAACCGGATCTTAGAGGTAGGCATTCAAACCACCCTAAGCTCTCTGAGGAATTGATTCAAAGTATTAAAGATCACATTAATTCAATTCCTCGAATCGAATCTCACTATATCAGATCAGACTCGTCTCGAGAATATATTGAAGGGAGCAAAACTATTGCCGAACTTTATCGAGATTTTACAGAAACACAGAAGGCATTAAGCAAGGATACAGGTAAATACTGTACATACTATGATATTTTTACAAGAGAATTTAATATAGGGTTTCACCAGCCAAAAAAAGATCAGTGTGACCAATGTTTACAATATGCAAATTCCAATAATGAACAAAAGAAATCACTGCAAGTATTATATGATCTTCATCACGAGGAGAAAATTTTGTGCAGAAATGAGAAAAAGGAAGATCGAAAACTTATACATGAAAATAACAAAGttgtagtttttgatttacaGGCTACTCTTCAGAGCCCTCAGGGTAGTACGTCGGCATTTTATtacaaatcaaaattaaattcaTATAATTTTACCATGGCAGAATTGACAAAAAAAGAAGAGAGGGGCAAAAATTTGAGTTACGAAAAAGTTCATTGTTATTTCTGGAGTGAATGTGATGCAAAGCGAGGTGCAGTAGAAATTGGATCatgtattttaaattatctttccCAATTAAGTGGAGGTTCAGACGTGACGTTTTTCTCTGATAATTGCTGCGGtcaacagaaaaataaatatgttgCATCCGTTTATTTATATGCCGTGACCAAtttaaacatcaataaaattaCTCACAAATTCTTAATTAAGGGGCATAGCCAGAATGAAGGAGACAACATTCATAGTCTCATtgaaaaagatattaaaagaaatttaaaatcagGACCCATCTACATACCAGCACAATATGTTACGATTATTAAAGGTGCTAAAAAAACTACTCCTTATTTTGAAGTTCATGAACTGAACTACGATTTTTTTACTGATGTTAAAGCATTGCAAGAAGAGTGGGGGTACAATTTCAACATAAATACTTTAGGTGAAAGTGTAGtatggaataaaataaaagttattgaATGTAGAAAAGATCAGCCTTTCACACTTTTCTACAAATTATCGTACAAAGACCATCAATTTTTTAGTATAAATGTAagaaataaaccaagaaaaaaggTATTAACGataaatgaaatttatttaaaaaaggcGTATACTCAAAAAGCTGAAATCAGTGAAATCAAAAAGAGGCACATTAAAGAACTTATAAGCAAAAATTTAATTCCTTCGTTTTATGCTTCCTTCTATGACGCATTAGTCAAATAA